In Desulforegula conservatrix Mb1Pa, a single genomic region encodes these proteins:
- a CDS encoding TolC family protein produces MLMSNRNDTHDIIVSSLKRLANVAILRILLLTILMAFLLVPAGAVYSYAETLKLKDLIKEAIQNSPDLAAMKSKASASTHRAPQARSLPDPMFMVGYQNDGTRSYSYGEKDSQWMFTASQMFPYPGKLGLKGEMAEKESESLKYESEMAEINLIQRIRELYSDLFLAYKELEITGSQKMLFEKIEEASLARYASGMGGQQDVLMAQTEKYMLMENEEMLKAKISSIEAMIANGIGRNSLEPLGKPDEPELKDFKLTLDEAVKKAMENSPELKARQKMAEASAARLGMAEKEYLPDITLSAGYSLKGGGYEDMINFSATANLPIFFKTKQREGVYEAKKLQEQSRHETDAAKLMITAKIRDNYAMLKSFDKLTNLYKNTILPKSRRDFEQSLATFSSGKTEASMAIEKLKKLMDSETAHWKNMNEKEKVIARIEALAAIAVPENYLGGGLK; encoded by the coding sequence ATGTTGATGTCAAATAGAAATGACACACATGACATAATCGTTTCCTCTCTGAAACGTCTTGCAAATGTGGCGATACTCAGAATTCTGTTACTGACCATTTTAATGGCATTTCTGCTTGTCCCCGCAGGCGCGGTGTATTCCTATGCCGAAACCCTGAAACTTAAAGATCTGATAAAAGAAGCCATTCAGAACAGCCCGGATCTTGCTGCAATGAAATCAAAGGCTTCAGCCTCAACCCACAGAGCGCCCCAGGCAAGAAGCCTGCCTGATCCGATGTTCATGGTTGGCTATCAAAATGATGGAACAAGATCATATTCTTACGGTGAAAAAGACTCGCAGTGGATGTTCACTGCATCCCAGATGTTCCCATATCCCGGCAAGCTCGGTCTTAAAGGTGAAATGGCTGAAAAGGAATCCGAAAGCCTCAAATATGAATCAGAAATGGCGGAAATTAATCTCATCCAGAGAATAAGAGAACTCTATAGCGATCTTTTTTTAGCATACAAAGAGCTTGAGATAACCGGATCCCAAAAGATGCTTTTCGAAAAAATCGAAGAAGCTTCTCTTGCAAGATATGCATCAGGCATGGGAGGTCAGCAGGATGTGCTGATGGCTCAGACCGAAAAATACATGCTCATGGAAAATGAGGAAATGCTTAAAGCAAAAATATCATCCATTGAAGCGATGATTGCAAACGGAATCGGCAGAAATTCCTTGGAACCACTTGGAAAGCCTGATGAACCTGAATTAAAAGATTTTAAATTAACTCTGGATGAAGCAGTTAAAAAAGCCATGGAGAACTCTCCTGAGCTGAAAGCAAGACAGAAAATGGCAGAAGCTTCTGCTGCCCGTCTTGGAATGGCTGAAAAAGAATATTTGCCTGACATAACTCTTAGTGCAGGTTATTCATTAAAAGGCGGCGGATATGAAGACATGATAAATTTTTCAGCAACCGCCAACCTGCCGATTTTCTTTAAAACAAAACAGCGCGAAGGAGTTTACGAGGCTAAAAAACTCCAGGAGCAGTCAAGGCATGAAACAGATGCTGCAAAATTAATGATTACAGCAAAAATCAGAGACAATTATGCCATGCTCAAATCCTTTGATAAGCTCACAAATCTCTATAAGAATACAATCTTACCAAAAAGCAGACGGGATTTTGAACAGAGCCTCGCAACTTTCTCATCAGGGAAAACAGAAGCTTCCATGGCTATAGAAAAATTAAAAAAACTCATGGATTCTGAAACTGCACACTGGAAAAACATGAATGAAAAAGAAAAGGTAATCGCAAGGATTGAAGCACTGGCGGCAATTGCAGTGCCTGAAAACTATCTTGGGGGTGGGCTTAAATAA
- a CDS encoding FixH family protein, translated as MKKILVFMAASLLIAIPAFAKELKLEKKAGDNTVTLTLEKNPPITGDNKAVIEIKDSAGKIVKNAQVELNASMPAMPGMPAMKNTSKVQAGAEAYETMINFSMPGSWNIELKLNINNQKQVVKYNVDVK; from the coding sequence ATGAAAAAGATTCTTGTATTTATGGCAGCATCTCTTCTAATCGCGATCCCGGCGTTTGCAAAGGAACTCAAACTCGAAAAAAAAGCCGGAGACAACACAGTAACACTCACCCTTGAGAAAAACCCACCTATAACTGGTGACAATAAGGCTGTTATCGAAATCAAGGACTCTGCCGGAAAGATTGTAAAAAACGCCCAGGTTGAATTAAATGCATCAATGCCAGCGATGCCTGGAATGCCTGCTATGAAAAACACTTCAAAAGTGCAGGCGGGCGCTGAAGCCTATGAGACAATGATCAACTTCTCAATGCCAGGATCATGGAATATTGAACTTAAACTCAATATAAACAACCAGAAACAGGTCGTTAAATACAATGTTGATGTCAAATAG